A genomic region of Mycobacterium sp. Aquia_213 contains the following coding sequences:
- a CDS encoding NADP oxidoreductase — MTTPETNEVASHELPATPLDPELAAKRAGKIKVSMISLCGCWGCSLSLLDIDERMIDLLDKITILRSSFTDIKRIPERCAIGFIEGGVANEDNIETLRHFRDNCDVLISVGACAIWGGVPALRNLVGLKDCLAEAYTNSPTAPPAASPVVPHDRRIPILTNNVYPCHEVVQMDYFIPGCPPEADAILDVLEDLVNGRPVNLPKSLNRFD; from the coding sequence GTGACGACGCCGGAAACCAATGAGGTTGCATCGCACGAACTTCCGGCCACCCCGCTCGACCCGGAACTGGCCGCCAAGCGCGCCGGGAAGATCAAGGTCTCGATGATCAGCCTGTGCGGCTGCTGGGGATGCAGCCTGTCGTTGCTCGACATCGACGAGCGGATGATCGACCTGCTGGACAAAATCACCATACTGCGATCATCGTTCACCGACATCAAGCGCATCCCGGAGCGGTGCGCGATCGGATTCATCGAGGGCGGGGTCGCCAACGAGGACAATATCGAGACGCTGCGGCACTTCAGGGACAACTGCGACGTTCTGATCTCGGTCGGCGCCTGCGCGATCTGGGGTGGTGTCCCGGCGCTGCGTAACCTGGTGGGGCTCAAGGATTGTCTGGCGGAGGCCTACACGAACTCCCCGACGGCGCCGCCCGCCGCCAGCCCGGTGGTGCCCCATGACCGTCGGATTCCCATTCTGACCAACAACGTCTACCCGTGCCACGAGGTCGTACAGATGGACTACTTCATCCCCGGCTGCCCGCCGGAGGCGGACGCGATCCTCGACGTCCTGGAGGACCTTGTCAACGGACGTCCCGTGAATCTGCCCAAGTCCCTCAACCGTTTCGACTGA
- the ppsA gene encoding phosphoenolpyruvate synthase has protein sequence MSTSGYVRFFEQFGIDDVSLVGGKNASLGEMFQKLSGQGVRVPHGFAITAQAYRYMLDKAGAWDRLHAELDELDPADVAALARKGKRAREIVYGAGLPEDLAAEILEAYGKLQQEYGEEVSLAVRSSATAEDLPTASFAGQQDSYLNIKGEESLLDTCRRCFASLFTDRAIHYRIDQGFDHFKVSLSIGVMKMVRSDISSSGVMFSIDTESGFRDAVFVTGAYGLGENVVQGAVDPDEFYVHKPTYLAGHRAVLRRLIGDKAVKMILVEGETKNTTRNVPTPKADRARFCLTDSDVLELAGYACTIEAHYGRPMDMEWAKDGLDGKLYIVQARPETVASQHSTTALESYALEGRGEVLTEGRSVGEKIASGAVKRIEKLTQLDEFEPGQVLVADTTTPDWEPVMKTAAAIVTNRGGRTCHASIIARELGIPAVVGTGDATTCVPDGAVVTVSCAEGDTGRVYRGAIGFHVDRTEVADLARPRTQIMINLGNPDLAFKTSFLPNDGVGLARMEFIISEYIRVHPLALLHPDKVDDAEARRTIDRLTQGYPDGSAFFVERLSEGIGTIAAAFWPKPVVVRMSDFKTNEYASLIGGAAFEPSESNPMIGFRGASRYAHPTYAEGFALECRAMRRVRDEMGLTNVILMLPFVRRIVEADLVLQTMADLGLRRGENGLKVYAMCEIPNNVILIDEFAKRFDGFSIGSNDLTQLTLGVDRDSEIVAFDYDERDEGVKEMIRLAVEGCRRNGIHSGLCGQAPSDYPDMAEFLVRLGIESISLNPDTVIKTTRQVLEVEKQLVPAR, from the coding sequence ATGAGTACATCCGGGTACGTCCGCTTTTTTGAGCAGTTTGGCATCGACGATGTGTCACTCGTCGGCGGAAAGAACGCGTCGCTGGGCGAGATGTTCCAGAAGCTGTCCGGGCAGGGCGTACGCGTCCCACACGGATTCGCCATCACCGCCCAGGCCTATCGCTACATGTTGGACAAGGCTGGCGCCTGGGACCGTCTCCATGCCGAACTCGACGAGCTCGACCCCGCCGACGTCGCCGCGCTGGCGCGCAAAGGCAAGCGCGCCCGTGAGATCGTGTACGGCGCCGGGCTTCCCGAGGATCTGGCCGCCGAGATTCTGGAGGCCTACGGCAAGCTTCAGCAGGAGTACGGCGAGGAGGTAAGTCTCGCTGTGCGGAGCTCGGCGACCGCCGAGGACCTGCCGACGGCGAGCTTTGCCGGCCAACAGGATTCGTATCTCAACATCAAGGGCGAAGAGAGTCTGCTCGACACGTGCCGCCGGTGTTTTGCCAGTCTGTTCACTGATCGCGCCATTCATTACCGAATCGATCAGGGCTTCGACCACTTCAAGGTCTCTCTGTCGATCGGCGTGATGAAAATGGTGCGCTCCGATATCTCTTCGTCGGGCGTGATGTTCTCCATCGACACCGAGTCGGGCTTTCGCGACGCCGTCTTCGTGACGGGCGCTTACGGCCTTGGCGAGAATGTGGTTCAGGGTGCCGTCGACCCGGACGAGTTCTACGTCCACAAGCCGACCTATCTCGCCGGCCACCGCGCCGTGTTGCGCCGCCTCATCGGTGACAAGGCCGTGAAGATGATCCTCGTCGAGGGCGAGACGAAGAACACCACGCGAAACGTCCCCACACCAAAGGCCGATCGAGCTCGGTTTTGTCTCACCGATTCCGACGTCCTGGAGCTGGCCGGTTACGCGTGCACCATCGAGGCGCACTACGGGCGGCCGATGGACATGGAGTGGGCTAAGGACGGTCTGGACGGAAAGCTCTACATCGTCCAGGCTCGCCCGGAAACGGTGGCCTCCCAACACAGCACGACGGCGCTGGAGTCCTATGCGCTCGAAGGCCGCGGCGAAGTACTCACCGAGGGGCGCTCGGTCGGCGAGAAGATCGCCTCGGGTGCGGTCAAACGGATCGAGAAACTCACGCAGCTAGACGAATTCGAGCCCGGGCAGGTGCTTGTCGCCGACACCACCACGCCGGACTGGGAGCCGGTCATGAAGACCGCCGCAGCGATCGTCACCAATCGCGGCGGTCGCACTTGCCACGCGTCGATCATCGCCCGCGAACTCGGCATACCCGCCGTGGTCGGCACCGGAGACGCAACCACGTGCGTGCCCGATGGCGCCGTCGTGACAGTGTCGTGCGCCGAGGGCGACACGGGCCGCGTGTACCGGGGTGCGATCGGCTTCCATGTGGACCGCACCGAGGTGGCGGATCTGGCGCGGCCGCGAACCCAGATCATGATCAATCTCGGGAACCCCGACCTCGCCTTCAAGACGTCGTTCCTGCCGAACGACGGAGTGGGACTCGCTCGGATGGAGTTCATCATCAGCGAGTACATCCGGGTTCACCCGCTAGCCCTGCTGCACCCCGATAAGGTCGACGACGCCGAGGCGCGTCGGACGATCGACCGGCTCACGCAGGGCTATCCCGACGGGAGCGCGTTCTTCGTGGAACGCCTTTCCGAAGGGATCGGCACGATTGCCGCCGCCTTCTGGCCCAAGCCCGTTGTGGTGCGGATGTCGGACTTCAAGACCAACGAGTACGCGAGCCTGATCGGCGGAGCAGCCTTCGAGCCCTCGGAGAGCAACCCGATGATCGGCTTCCGCGGTGCCTCGCGCTACGCGCATCCCACCTACGCCGAGGGTTTCGCGCTCGAGTGCCGCGCGATGCGACGTGTGCGCGACGAGATGGGCCTGACAAACGTGATTCTGATGCTCCCGTTCGTGCGTCGAATCGTCGAGGCAGACCTCGTCCTGCAGACGATGGCCGACCTCGGTCTGCGCCGGGGCGAGAACGGGCTCAAGGTGTACGCGATGTGCGAGATCCCCAACAACGTGATCCTGATCGATGAATTCGCCAAGCGCTTCGACGGCTTCTCGATCGGCTCCAACGACCTTACTCAACTCACCCTCGGCGTCGACCGTGACAGCGAGATCGTGGCCTTCGACTATGACGAACGCGACGAGGGCGTCAAGGAGATGATTCGCCTGGCCGTTGAGGGCTGCCGCCGCAACGGAATCCACTCGGGCCTGTGTGGGCAAGCGCCTTCGGACTACCCCGACATGGCCGAGTTCTTGGTCCGGCTCGGCATCGAGTCGATAAGCCTGAACCCCGATACGGTGATCAAGACCACCCGCCAGGTCCTCGAGGTGGAAAAACAGCTCGTGCCGGCTCGATGA
- a CDS encoding MFS transporter: MRGRGERRRLPVIVHAAKTRSWLTRNVWVLSAVSFLQDTASELLYPLLPIYLTAVLGAPPAVVGVVEGAAEGTASLTKLAAGPLGDRFARRPLIAAGYGMAALGKVIVAVAGAWPGVLTGRVVDRVGKGIRGAPRDALLVDGIDEASRGRVFGFHRAMDTLGAVAGPLIGLAGYELLDHEISPLLYVAIVPAVLSVALVALVRERPRPAQRVRPRRLAATLRDLPGRYWRVIVLLTAFGVVNFPDALILLRLKEIGFSVAEVILAYVGYNMVYALGSYPAGSLADRIPKPTVFGIGMVFFAAGYTGLGLTTDKVAAWLILGLYGLFTACTDGVGKAWISGLVPAELQSSAQGIFQGATGFAALSAGLWAGLLWGATGQLPLLISGIAGGFLAAVLLVVTISAWVRTKSSAASD, translated from the coding sequence ATGCGCGGCCGTGGTGAACGGCGACGCCTACCTGTGATCGTTCATGCGGCCAAAACCAGAAGCTGGCTGACGCGCAATGTGTGGGTGTTATCGGCTGTTTCGTTCCTGCAGGACACCGCAAGCGAATTGCTGTACCCGCTATTACCGATCTACCTGACCGCAGTTCTCGGTGCGCCACCGGCCGTCGTAGGAGTGGTCGAAGGCGCGGCCGAGGGAACCGCGTCGCTGACAAAACTGGCGGCTGGACCACTCGGGGATAGATTTGCGCGGCGTCCTCTCATTGCTGCGGGCTACGGGATGGCCGCGCTCGGCAAGGTGATCGTTGCGGTCGCCGGTGCGTGGCCCGGGGTCCTGACCGGACGCGTGGTCGATCGAGTGGGCAAAGGTATCCGGGGTGCACCGCGCGACGCACTGCTCGTCGACGGAATCGACGAAGCCAGCCGCGGCCGCGTGTTCGGGTTTCACCGCGCGATGGACACACTGGGCGCGGTTGCTGGACCGTTAATCGGGCTTGCCGGATACGAGTTGCTCGACCATGAGATTTCGCCGCTGCTCTATGTCGCAATCGTTCCGGCCGTCCTCAGTGTGGCCCTGGTCGCGTTGGTGCGGGAGCGTCCCCGACCGGCGCAGCGGGTGCGGCCACGACGGTTGGCAGCGACCCTGCGTGATCTGCCAGGCCGGTATTGGCGGGTGATCGTGCTGCTGACAGCCTTCGGCGTCGTCAACTTCCCCGATGCCCTAATCCTGTTGCGTCTCAAGGAGATCGGATTCTCCGTGGCCGAAGTGATACTGGCCTACGTGGGATACAACATGGTATATGCGTTGGGCAGTTACCCGGCCGGATCACTGGCTGATCGCATCCCGAAACCTACGGTATTCGGGATAGGCATGGTCTTTTTCGCCGCCGGCTACACCGGGCTCGGACTCACCACCGACAAGGTCGCGGCGTGGCTCATCCTCGGGCTGTACGGGCTGTTCACCGCGTGCACCGACGGCGTCGGAAAGGCATGGATCTCCGGACTCGTTCCCGCCGAACTGCAGTCGAGCGCCCAAGGCATATTTCAGGGCGCGACGGGCTTCGCGGCTTTGTCCGCTGGTCTGTGGGCCGGTCTGCTCTGGGGCGCGACAGGCCAACTGCCGCTACTGATCTCAGGAATCGCCGGTGGCTTCCTGGCAGCAGTCCTGCTCGTCGTCACCATCAGTGCGTGGGTCCGCACCAAATCCAGCGCTGCATCGGACTGA
- the otsB gene encoding trehalose-phosphatase translates to MTLPVTVDPRYHDAVIFNLDVVLADTPGVRLFDSTINLVRNLLDAGVATAVYSLCPGGQQLLKSAGIDDLFGVCVDGLPPAFLVEALRRLGARAQRSVVVDDAGAGIAAARDGGFALVIGVDPSGNPDRLLGGGADVVVADLEDVAVRAGDRRISELPDAVESYGQIIGVLGVREPVVFVDYDGTLSPIVADPSAATLVDGAEKALESLASQCPVAILSGRDLADIRTRVPIPGIWYAGSHGFELTGPDGTYHRNEAAATAVGVLERAAAELGTSLAEIPGVRVEHKRFAVAVHYREVAPEHIGEIVSATQKLGQRDGLRVTNGRMLVELRPDIDWDKGTTLAWIRDRIDATGSMLPIYIGDDLTDEDAFDAIQFDGIGIVVRHDEDGDRKTAARFALQSPDEVREFVQRGSNWLAIKREKSSTAWDFTYEGYDPQSEKLRESLCTVGNGYFATRGAAPESKADQVHYPGTYTAGVYNRLVDDVSGTEIDNESLVNLPNWLALTFRVDGGSWFDIDALRVLSYRQNLDLRGAILTREVRFCDDAGRTSSLTQQRFAAMHMPHVGALQTTIVAEDWSGTIEIRSTLDGNVTNSLVERYRDLANQHLGLVEKREISANSVLLTVQTTQSRIPIAMASRSIVWRDGTPVPATYRLVDQAAEIGHDIAVEVSAGDELTVEKIVTIFTGRDVATSEPAVDAQRWLGRLGGFAELRDGHLNAWLHLWERMSIEFEDFTDESRILRLHLLHLLQTVSPNNCDLDVGVPARGLNGEAYRGHIFWDELFIFPVLNLRLPMITRSLLAYRYRRLPEARHAATVAGYSGAMFPWQSGSDGREESQRLHLNPRSGRWNPDSSARAHHIGIAVAYSAWNFYQVTGDLAYLIDYGAEMLAEIARFWVSRATYDQERERYSIRGVIGPDEFHSGYPDAPHDGIDNNAYTNVMAVWVIMRALDALKLLPLPNRLDLRETLGLHNTELAHWEEVSRRMYVPFHDGLISQFEGYGELEELDWDRYRRQYGNIQRLDRILEAENDDVNRYKASKQADVLMLLYLLSATELGELLERLGYHFMPDKVPAMVDYYLARTSHGSTLSGVVHTWVLARANRHRAMEFFQQALKSDVSDIQGGTTSEGIHLAAMAGSVDLVQRCFTGVETRSNRIILSPHWPEALGVLAFPIHYRGLHLHLRVSGKGVIISVDPRDAAGVEVECRGRVVQLMPGTTVRFPG, encoded by the coding sequence ATGACGCTGCCGGTCACTGTCGACCCGCGCTACCACGACGCCGTGATCTTCAACCTCGACGTTGTGTTGGCCGACACTCCTGGTGTTCGGCTGTTCGATTCGACGATCAACCTGGTGCGAAATTTACTCGACGCGGGGGTCGCCACGGCGGTCTATTCGTTGTGCCCAGGCGGTCAACAGCTCTTGAAATCCGCAGGGATTGACGACCTTTTCGGTGTCTGTGTCGATGGCCTCCCTCCCGCGTTCCTCGTGGAAGCCCTTCGTCGACTCGGTGCGCGTGCGCAACGGTCTGTCGTCGTCGACGACGCCGGTGCCGGGATAGCGGCGGCCCGGGACGGCGGCTTCGCGCTTGTCATCGGTGTCGACCCGTCCGGGAATCCCGACCGACTACTGGGGGGCGGTGCCGACGTCGTGGTTGCGGATCTGGAGGACGTCGCTGTTCGCGCGGGTGACAGGCGGATCTCGGAGCTTCCCGATGCGGTGGAGTCGTACGGTCAGATCATCGGTGTTCTGGGCGTCCGAGAACCGGTGGTGTTTGTCGACTACGACGGAACCTTGTCCCCCATCGTTGCCGATCCCAGCGCGGCCACTCTCGTCGACGGAGCGGAGAAGGCGCTGGAAAGCTTGGCATCGCAATGCCCCGTCGCCATATTGAGCGGCCGCGACCTCGCCGATATCCGCACCCGCGTACCGATACCGGGTATCTGGTATGCGGGCAGCCACGGGTTTGAGCTGACCGGACCGGACGGTACTTATCACCGAAACGAAGCGGCCGCCACCGCCGTCGGTGTCCTCGAGCGTGCGGCCGCCGAGTTAGGGACGAGCCTGGCGGAGATCCCCGGAGTACGGGTGGAACACAAGCGTTTCGCCGTCGCGGTTCACTACCGCGAGGTCGCACCTGAGCACATCGGCGAGATCGTCTCTGCCACACAGAAGCTCGGACAGCGAGATGGCCTACGCGTGACCAACGGGCGCATGCTCGTCGAGCTGCGGCCTGACATCGACTGGGACAAGGGGACCACGCTGGCCTGGATTCGCGATCGCATCGACGCTACGGGATCCATGCTGCCGATCTACATCGGCGACGACCTCACCGACGAAGACGCTTTCGACGCAATCCAATTCGACGGCATCGGGATCGTGGTGCGCCACGACGAGGATGGCGACCGAAAGACGGCCGCCCGTTTCGCTCTGCAGAGTCCCGATGAGGTACGGGAGTTCGTGCAGCGCGGATCGAATTGGCTTGCGATTAAACGTGAGAAGTCTTCCACAGCATGGGATTTCACCTATGAGGGGTACGACCCACAGAGCGAGAAGCTTCGTGAGTCGTTGTGCACGGTGGGAAATGGTTACTTCGCAACCCGGGGCGCAGCGCCCGAATCGAAGGCCGATCAGGTGCACTATCCGGGCACCTATACCGCCGGTGTTTACAACCGTCTGGTCGACGACGTATCGGGCACCGAAATCGACAACGAGAGTCTAGTCAACCTGCCCAACTGGCTCGCCCTGACCTTCCGCGTCGACGGCGGCAGCTGGTTCGACATCGACGCGCTCAGAGTGTTGTCCTACCGACAGAATCTCGACCTACGCGGCGCGATACTGACCAGGGAGGTGCGCTTCTGCGACGACGCCGGACGCACCAGTTCGCTGACCCAGCAACGATTTGCCGCGATGCACATGCCCCACGTCGGCGCCCTGCAGACGACGATCGTCGCTGAGGATTGGTCGGGCACCATCGAGATTCGCTCGACGCTGGACGGCAACGTGACGAATTCGCTCGTGGAGCGATATCGCGATTTGGCCAACCAGCATCTTGGGTTGGTAGAAAAACGGGAGATCTCGGCCAATTCTGTGCTGCTGACCGTTCAGACGACGCAATCGCGCATTCCCATTGCCATGGCGTCGCGAAGCATCGTCTGGCGGGACGGGACCCCCGTCCCGGCTACCTACCGCCTTGTCGACCAGGCAGCCGAAATCGGTCACGACATCGCCGTCGAGGTATCGGCCGGCGACGAGTTGACCGTGGAGAAGATCGTGACCATCTTCACCGGGCGCGATGTCGCGACGTCCGAACCCGCTGTCGACGCCCAGCGCTGGCTGGGCCGACTCGGCGGGTTCGCTGAGTTGCGCGACGGGCACCTGAATGCCTGGTTACATCTGTGGGAGCGGATGTCCATCGAGTTCGAAGACTTCACCGATGAATCACGCATCCTGCGACTGCATCTCCTGCATCTGCTGCAGACGGTTTCACCCAACAATTGCGACCTCGACGTCGGCGTACCGGCTCGTGGACTTAACGGAGAGGCGTATCGCGGGCACATCTTCTGGGATGAGCTGTTCATCTTCCCGGTGCTCAATTTACGGCTGCCCATGATCACCCGGTCGCTGCTGGCCTACCGCTACCGGCGCCTGCCCGAGGCACGTCACGCCGCCACGGTGGCGGGCTACTCCGGTGCGATGTTCCCGTGGCAATCCGGCAGCGATGGACGCGAGGAAAGTCAACGCCTGCACCTCAATCCGCGCAGCGGCCGGTGGAACCCCGACTCCAGCGCCCGTGCGCACCACATCGGCATTGCCGTTGCCTATAGCGCGTGGAACTTTTATCAGGTCACCGGGGATCTCGCCTACCTGATCGACTATGGCGCGGAGATGCTCGCCGAGATCGCACGCTTCTGGGTAAGTAGGGCCACGTACGACCAGGAACGCGAACGCTACAGCATCCGGGGCGTCATCGGGCCCGACGAATTCCACTCGGGCTATCCCGACGCGCCTCACGACGGCATCGACAACAACGCATACACCAACGTGATGGCGGTCTGGGTAATCATGCGGGCCCTCGACGCACTGAAACTGCTACCGCTGCCGAACCGACTCGACTTAAGAGAGACGCTCGGACTGCACAACACGGAATTGGCGCACTGGGAAGAGGTAAGCCGACGGATGTATGTCCCGTTCCACGACGGCCTCATCAGCCAGTTCGAGGGATACGGCGAGTTGGAGGAACTGGACTGGGACCGTTACCGGCGGCAGTACGGCAATATCCAACGCCTCGACCGCATCCTCGAGGCGGAGAACGACGACGTGAACCGCTACAAGGCTTCCAAGCAGGCCGACGTCCTCATGCTGCTTTATCTGTTGTCGGCAACGGAGTTGGGTGAGCTATTGGAGCGACTTGGCTATCACTTTATGCCCGACAAGGTCCCAGCAATGGTTGACTACTACCTGGCCCGCACGTCGCACGGGTCGACGCTCAGCGGTGTGGTGCATACCTGGGTGCTCGCCCGGGCCAACCGCCATCGCGCCATGGAGTTCTTCCAACAGGCACTGAAGTCCGACGTCTCAGACATCCAGGGCGGCACCACGTCCGAAGGCATCCATCTGGCGGCCATGGCCGGCAGCGTCGACCTCGTGCAGCGATGCTTTACCGGGGTGGAGACCCGATCCAACCGCATCATCCTCTCCCCGCACTGGCCGGAAGCACTTGGCGTGCTGGCATTCCCGATCCACTATCGGGGTCTGCACCTGCACCTGCGGGTCAGCGGAAAGGGCGTGATCATCAGTGTGGATCCACGCGACGCCGCCGGAGTCGAAGTGGAATGTCGTGGCCGAGTCGTTCAATTGATGCCTGGGACCACGGTCCGATTTCCCGGCTGA
- a CDS encoding 2Fe-2S iron-sulfur cluster-binding protein codes for MSVRIEIDGTTVTCEEGATLVDVAAEAGVYIPTLCYLPEHPVLGTCRVCSVKVNGAVTPACAVKVSDGMRVEVNDPETTDARKALVEMLFAEGNHNCPSCEKSGRCTLQAVGYEVHMTVSRFPYQFPERVAAHAADKIWLERDRCIFCQRCVEFVRDHETGKKIFSISGRGADARIEIDVELANKMPPEQVREAVDICPVGTILEKGAGYDEPIGERLYEVESVKDRALEPSRRQRK; via the coding sequence GTGAGCGTCCGGATCGAGATCGACGGCACAACCGTCACCTGCGAGGAGGGCGCGACGCTCGTCGATGTCGCCGCCGAGGCGGGGGTCTACATCCCCACCCTGTGCTATCTGCCCGAACATCCCGTCCTGGGCACCTGCCGGGTGTGTTCGGTCAAGGTCAACGGCGCGGTCACCCCCGCCTGCGCGGTCAAGGTCAGCGACGGGATGCGAGTGGAGGTCAATGACCCCGAGACCACCGACGCGCGTAAGGCACTGGTGGAGATGCTGTTCGCCGAGGGCAACCACAACTGCCCCAGCTGTGAGAAGTCCGGCCGGTGCACGCTGCAGGCGGTCGGCTACGAGGTGCACATGACGGTGTCCCGTTTCCCCTACCAGTTCCCCGAGCGGGTTGCCGCACACGCGGCGGACAAAATCTGGCTCGAGCGCGACCGCTGCATCTTCTGCCAGCGTTGTGTGGAGTTCGTCCGGGATCACGAGACCGGCAAGAAGATTTTCAGCATCAGCGGCCGCGGCGCGGATGCCCGCATCGAGATCGATGTCGAACTGGCCAACAAGATGCCCCCCGAACAAGTCCGCGAGGCCGTCGACATCTGTCCCGTGGGAACGATACTCGAAAAAGGGGCGGGTTATGACGAGCCAATCGGCGAGCGGCTTTACGAAGTCGAGTCGGTGAAGGACCGGGCACTGGAACCATCACGGAGGCAACGAAAGTGA
- a CDS encoding NAD(P)H-dependent oxidoreductase subunit E: protein MTSGIATILNRHEPDRTRLIDILWDVQREFGYISAESAAGIADWLELSVEDVLETATFYHFFHTTPSGRHRIYLSNTVIAKMHGYQQVYDALELATETRFGGLGSADFGLFETACIGLSDHEPAMLIDDVVFTDLTPASVGEIIEGLRRGDSPAQIANPAGLPRDDVAYVDALTRTTVHTSGPVFFCGGTDYSALWHRCLAMTPENVIATITESGLRGLGGAGFPTGNKWNFCRAATGAEKYIICNADEGEPGTFKDRALLTYSPKQVFVGMAIAAHGVGARHGILYLRAEYAYLRDYLTRQLTELREGGVLDDGFDIRIQLGAGAYICGDETALLESCEGKRGTPRLKPPFPVEHGFLGKPTVVNNVETFAAATRIMLEGAGWFAAMGVPGSTGTRLLSVAGDCAAPGIYETEWGVTLREVLGMVGADNPRAVQISGPSGEMLSVAADADRRLAYDDLSCNGSFMVFNHERDLIDIVADFMQFFVDESCGICVPCRAGNVMLQQKVGLVAAGRAVRSDLDDMVAWGGIVAKTSRCGLGATSPNPILTTLKKFPEIYSARLRERNGNLLPSFDSAAELTGYAQAVAALAPQESP, encoded by the coding sequence ATGACTTCCGGTATCGCGACGATTCTCAATCGGCATGAGCCAGACCGCACTAGGCTCATTGACATCTTGTGGGATGTGCAACGCGAATTCGGCTACATTTCAGCCGAATCCGCCGCCGGGATTGCCGATTGGCTCGAGCTGTCCGTCGAAGATGTTCTGGAGACCGCGACGTTTTACCATTTCTTCCACACCACACCGTCGGGGCGTCATCGGATTTATCTGAGCAACACCGTCATCGCGAAAATGCATGGCTACCAACAGGTTTATGACGCATTGGAACTCGCCACCGAGACACGATTCGGCGGGCTCGGCTCTGCCGATTTCGGGCTGTTTGAAACCGCGTGCATCGGGTTGAGTGACCACGAACCGGCGATGCTCATCGACGATGTCGTGTTCACCGACCTGACACCGGCTTCGGTCGGCGAGATCATCGAGGGACTGAGAAGGGGTGACTCGCCGGCGCAGATCGCCAATCCGGCTGGCCTGCCACGCGACGACGTGGCGTATGTCGATGCGCTGACACGCACCACCGTTCATACGTCGGGACCGGTGTTCTTTTGCGGTGGAACCGATTACAGCGCGTTGTGGCACCGCTGCCTCGCGATGACCCCCGAGAACGTGATCGCCACCATCACCGAGTCCGGGCTGCGGGGGCTGGGCGGCGCGGGTTTCCCCACCGGGAACAAGTGGAATTTCTGCCGCGCAGCCACCGGCGCCGAGAAGTACATCATCTGCAACGCCGACGAGGGCGAGCCCGGGACCTTCAAGGACCGGGCGTTGCTGACCTACTCTCCCAAGCAGGTATTCGTGGGCATGGCGATCGCGGCCCACGGCGTCGGCGCCCGGCACGGCATCCTCTACCTTCGCGCGGAGTACGCGTATCTGCGCGACTACCTCACACGGCAGCTGACGGAGCTACGCGAGGGTGGAGTACTCGACGACGGGTTCGACATCCGCATCCAGTTGGGTGCCGGGGCCTACATCTGCGGCGACGAAACCGCGCTGCTCGAGTCCTGTGAGGGTAAACGGGGAACGCCGCGACTCAAGCCGCCCTTCCCGGTCGAGCACGGTTTCCTGGGCAAGCCGACGGTGGTCAACAACGTCGAGACATTCGCCGCGGCCACCCGGATCATGCTGGAAGGTGCCGGGTGGTTCGCGGCAATGGGGGTACCAGGGTCAACCGGCACCCGGCTGCTCAGCGTCGCCGGCGACTGCGCCGCGCCCGGGATCTATGAGACGGAGTGGGGGGTCACGTTGCGCGAGGTGCTCGGCATGGTCGGCGCCGACAACCCCCGGGCCGTACAGATCAGCGGTCCTTCCGGCGAGATGCTCTCGGTGGCCGCCGACGCCGACCGCAGGCTCGCCTATGACGATCTGTCCTGCAACGGCTCCTTCATGGTGTTCAACCACGAACGCGACCTGATCGACATCGTTGCGGACTTCATGCAGTTCTTCGTCGACGAGTCCTGCGGCATTTGTGTGCCCTGTCGTGCGGGCAATGTGATGCTGCAGCAGAAGGTCGGCCTGGTAGCCGCGGGTCGGGCCGTCCGATCCGATCTCGACGACATGGTTGCCTGGGGTGGGATCGTCGCTAAAACCAGCCGATGCGGACTCGGTGCCACCTCGCCCAATCCGATCCTGACCACGCTGAAGAAGTTCCCGGAAATCTATTCGGCCCGACTTCGTGAGCGCAACGGCAACCTGCTGCCGTCCTTCGACTCGGCGGCTGAGCTGACCGGTTATGCCCAAGCCGTTGCCGCGCTCGCACCACAGGAGTCGCCGTGA